GGGGTGGAACTGCATGCTCGGCTTTGGTGCGAACTCCAAGACGCCGCAGAATCTGCAACGCACGCGCCAGTGCACGATCAATCTGCCTTCGGTGGCAGAGGTGTCGCAGGTGAATGGGCTGGCGCGGCTTACGGGTTCCGACCCGGTGCCTCCGCACAAACAGGCTCGCGGATATACCTTTTGCGCAGACAAGTTTGGTGCATCGGGATTTACCCCGGAGGATGCCGAGCTTGTCGATGCGCCGCTGGTCCGCGAATGCCCGTTGCAGATGGAGGCGGAGTTGACGGCTGCTCACCCCTTCGCTCCTGAGACGAACGGGAGCCTGATCGCGCTTGAGGTTCGCATTCTGCGCGTGCATGCGCACCCGGAGATTCTGATGGGAAGGGATGGGAACCGCATCGATCCCAACAAGTGGAAGCCGCTGATTATGAGCTTTTGCGAGTTCTATGGGCTGGGAGAGCAGGTGCATCGTTCACGACTGGCGGAGATCTCTGAAGATCTGTATCGACCGGCGCGAGTGAAGGAGATGATGGAGGAAACTACGGCTGCAAAGTGAGCCGCGAGCCAATGGAATCCTGATCGCAGATATCAGCAACCGAACTGGCGAAGATGGTGATCGGTGTGGCGAAAGCCCCACCGCATCCATTGCGATCGATTGAGCGAGCCAAACATCGGATGAGTGGAACAGAGGTTTGCGGCGGAGACCTCACCGAAGCATCGGATGGCAACTGCTATCTTTGCGTGCTCATCCGCGAAGTCCACAGACGAGGGCCGCAATGCAGCACAATCGATCTCGGGAACAGTCTTGATTCCTTTAGGCCATGGGATGGGCAGAGTAAGCGCAACGAAACGAACAAGTGGATTATCGAACTTTCTCGACGCAGCATCGGCGACTGCGCATTCGCCCATCGCCATGCGAAAGGCAAGGACAAGATGGCGAAGCATCTGCGTAGAGGACATCGTGCCCCATCGCGCAGACGTTTGAGGGGTAAGTCTGTCAAAGCGACGGATGAGGGTCACTCGAACCGCCGGATCTGCAAGCGTATTCAACCTGTCCCAACTGTAGGGCATTAATCGCGGCGGCTGAGTGTTGGCCTGTCGTCGCCGGAGTTGGCCGGATTGTTGGGGTTATTGGGATCGTTGTTGGTGCCGCCTACGCGACGCAGAGTTGGCTTGTTGCCACCATTCTTGTCGTTAAGCTTGCGCTTGTTTTCGAGCCGGGCAAGGCGGGCTTTGACATCGTCGAACTCGCTGGTGGTGACGATGTAGTCGAGCCGGGGCGGCATGATGGTCGCAATCTCTTCTTCGGAACGCGCGATGCGGTCCGGCGTCTGAGGATGGTCGGAGAAGACCTTGGCCAGCGTGCCGGGTTTGTGCTTCTCGAGCGCGTCGAGCTTTTCGAAGAACTGGATGAAGGCCTGAGGATCGTAGCCGGCCTTGTACATGTATTGGAGTCCGAGCCAGTCGGCCTCGGCCTCGAAGTTGCGGGAGAACTGAAGGAAGGTGACGGGGATGGCGAGTTGCGAGGCCTCGTAGATGCCGTAGCCGGTCCACGAGCCCTGCGTGAAGATGATGAGCGGGACGGAGCCGATCTGCATGTAGTTCAGCCGCGTCATCTCGCGGGCGGCGTGGTGGGCGCAGACGTGTGCGGTCTCGTGGGCCATCACACCGGCAAGCTCGGCCTCTTCGTCGGCGGCGAGGATGAGGCCGCTGTTGACGTAGAAGAAGCCGCCGGGAAGTGCCATCGCGTTGATCTCGTCGGAGTCGATGACCTTGATGGTGAAGGGGACTTTGCAGTCAGAGTTTTTGACGATGTTCTGGCCGATGCGGTTGACGTACTCGTTGATGACGGGATCGGTGACCATGTGGGCCGACTTCTCGATCTCCATGGAGTACTGCTTGCCGTTGCGGATCTCCCAGTCGGTGGAGTACCAGTTGCCCATGCCGCGGCCGCCGATGTTGCGGTCGCCTACGGCGCTGACGTCGTCTTCGCTGCCCTTCTTAATGTGGGGATCGAGGTCTTCACCGGGTGATGGCAGGGAGTCGGTCTTGGCAGCAGCCTTGGCCGCAGCGGCCTTGCTCTCATCGGGGGTCGCAGTGGGCTTGCCGGGGATGGGCGACTCGGTTGGAATCGTCGACACCGGTCCCTGGGTCTGGGTTTGAACCTGAGCAAAAGCGGCTGGGGTCGCGATGAGAAGGGCGGCCAGGGCAAGTTGCGTGACGGGTCGCATGGGAGTTCTCCTGATGAGCTGCTTCCTTGCCGGGAGACGCAACTCAACACTTCATTTGACGTAGTATGCGCCTTTTAAGGGTGTCAAAGATAGTGGGGGCCGTCTGCCGAAGAGCCCGGAATTTCACCAGAGGAAAAATTTACCGAGACACAACAATGGACAGCAGGGTAATTTTGTAAGTCGGAATATTCGAAGGAGCCTTGAATGCCTCAGTTTTGGTTGCGCGTGGTGGTGTGTACGTTGTTCGCAGGGTTGGGATGTGGGGCAGGACATGCTGAGGGACGACTACTCGCAGCGGCGGAACTGCAATGCGATGCGAAGACGCAACCGATGGCGGTGGAAGAGGTTGCACCGCAGCTGGAGTGGCGGCTGGCGGCGGCGAGCAGCGATATGCGCGGCGTTGGGCAAAGTGCCTACCGCGTGCTGGTGGCTTCTTCGCAGAAGGCTCTGGACGCAGGGCAAGGCGATGTGTGGGACAGTGGGCGAGTTGCGTCGGGCGATAACTTTGGGATCGTCTACCGAGGAAAGCCGCTGGTTGCGGAGAAGACTTACTTCTGGAAGGTGATGGTCTGGGACGAGCGAGGCGATTCCGCTCCGTGGAGCGCGGCTGCAAGTTGGACGATGGCTCCGGCAGAGTGGACGGCAAAGTGGATTGCCCAGGCCGGAACGACGAACAAGACAGAGGATATGCCGATATTCCGGCGGCAGTTCGCGGTGAAGCGCAAGCTGGTGCGGGCGATGCTGTATGTCTCCGCGCTGGGGCAGGGCGAGGTGCATCTGAACGGCAGCAAGGTGGGCGACGCCGAGCTGGCTCCGTCATGGACGGACTATGGCAAGACGGTTCGGTATGAGGCTTATGACGTGACCTCGATGCTGCGCCAGGGCAAGAATGCAGTGGGCGTGATGGTGGGCAATGGGATGTTCAACGTGGTGAGGACTCCGCACCGCTACACCAAGCTGGTGAACAGTTTTGGGCGGCCGATGGTAATGGTGCAGATGCGGTTGACGTATGCCA
This region of Edaphobacter dinghuensis genomic DNA includes:
- a CDS encoding DUF1569 domain-containing protein, with translation MNTLADPAVRVTLIRRFDRLTPQTSARWGTMSSTQMLRHLVLAFRMAMGECAVADAASRKFDNPLVRFVALTLPIPWPKGIKTVPEIDCAALRPSSVDFADEHAKIAVAIRCFGEVSAANLCSTHPMFGSLNRSQWMRWGFRHTDHHLRQFGC
- a CDS encoding M48 family metallopeptidase translates to MRPVTQLALAALLIATPAAFAQVQTQTQGPVSTIPTESPIPGKPTATPDESKAAAAKAAAKTDSLPSPGEDLDPHIKKGSEDDVSAVGDRNIGGRGMGNWYSTDWEIRNGKQYSMEIEKSAHMVTDPVINEYVNRIGQNIVKNSDCKVPFTIKVIDSDEINAMALPGGFFYVNSGLILAADEEAELAGVMAHETAHVCAHHAAREMTRLNYMQIGSVPLIIFTQGSWTGYGIYEASQLAIPVTFLQFSRNFEAEADWLGLQYMYKAGYDPQAFIQFFEKLDALEKHKPGTLAKVFSDHPQTPDRIARSEEEIATIMPPRLDYIVTTSEFDDVKARLARLENKRKLNDKNGGNKPTLRRVGGTNNDPNNPNNPANSGDDRPTLSRRD
- a CDS encoding flavin reductase family protein, yielding MHLTVHPSILYVGTPVVLIGTLNEDGSPNLAPISSAWWLGWNCMLGFGANSKTPQNLQRTRQCTINLPSVAEVSQVNGLARLTGSDPVPPHKQARGYTFCADKFGASGFTPEDAELVDAPLVRECPLQMEAELTAAHPFAPETNGSLIALEVRILRVHAHPEILMGRDGNRIDPNKWKPLIMSFCEFYGLGEQVHRSRLAEISEDLYRPARVKEMMEETTAAK